A single window of Papio anubis isolate 15944 chromosome 8, Panubis1.0, whole genome shotgun sequence DNA harbors:
- the SNAI2 gene encoding zinc finger protein SNAI2 yields the protein MPRSFLVKKHFNASKKPNYSELDTHTVIISPYLYESYSMPVIPQPEILSSGAYSPITVWTTAAPFHAQLPNGLSPLSGYSSSLGRVSPPPPSDTSSKDHSGSESPISDEEERLQSKLSDPHAIEAEKFQCNLCNKTYSTFSGLAKHKQLHCDAQSRKSFSCKYCDKEYVSLGALKMHIRTHTLPCVCKICGKAFSRPWLLQGHIRTHTGEKPFSCPHCNRAFADRSNLRAHLQTHSDVKKYQCKNCSKTFSRMSLLHKHEESGCCVAH from the exons ATGCCGCGCTCCTTCCTGGTCAAGAAGCATTTCAACGCCTCCAAAAAGCCAAACTACAGCGAActggacacacacacag tGATTATTTCCCCGTATCTCTATGAGAGTTACTCCATGCCTGTCATACCACAACCAGAGATCCTCAGCTCAGGAGCATACAGCCCCATCACTGTGTGGACTACGGCAGCTCCATTCCACGCCCAGCTACCCAATGGCCTCTCTCCTCTTTCCGGATACTCCTCATCTTTGGGGCGAGTGAGTCCCCCTCCTCCATCTGACACCTCCTCCAAGGACCACAGTGGCTCAGAAAGCCCCATTAGTGATGAAGAGGAAAGGCTACAGTCCAAGCTTTCAGACCCCCATGCCATTGAAGCTGAAAAGTTTCAGTGCAATTTATGCAATAAGACCTATTCAACTTTTTCTGGGCTGGCCAAACATAAGCAGCTGCACTGCGATGCCCAGTCTAGAAAATCTTTCAGCTGTAAATACTGTGACAAGGAATATGTGAGCCTGGGCGCCCTGAAGATGCATATTCGGACCCACACATTACCTTGTGTTTGCAAGATCTGCGGCAAGGCGTTTTCCAGACCCTGGTTGCTTCAAGGACACATTAGAACTCACACGG GCGAGAAGCCTTTTTCTTGCCCTCACTGCAACAGAGCATTTGCAGACAGGTCAAACCTGAGGGCTCATCTGCAGACCCATTCTGATGTAAAGAAATACCAGTGCAAAAACTGCTCCAAAACCTTCTCCAGAATGTCTCTCCTGCACAAACATGAGGAATCTGGCTGCTGTGTAGCACACTGA